The following proteins are encoded in a genomic region of Enoplosus armatus isolate fEnoArm2 chromosome 11, fEnoArm2.hap1, whole genome shotgun sequence:
- the LOC139292931 gene encoding coiled-coil domain-containing protein 89, producing the protein MATPQRNTDNVMKVEGNMTEHMNSIQKALEKLHSLSLEDTTDTGMLRSRIDEQSSLICILKKRADELLLRHQALQKINTELEGRVTDCQKELDGERKKAELLEKRFMDLAANNQAIIGFMDEHKKQNAQLKLENKQLKLENDMLFSKKLQDKEAFVQKLMQEIKQLTEKHTNKESEYREKLAGCQSKLLEQATQHQVKEASLLDQLHDAQQQQRDAVEMCKDLKLKLQKAEEQHALKEINMRQSITSLTKEKDTLLHLSMERGKVIQEKQEEIQQLETKWKEEKKARAKAEDRFEKEAEAVNADVKVKSLQSALDESTTKYGNFKKDFEAFKEHITNLLIQERELNKKLRHLMG; encoded by the exons ATGGCAActccacagagaaacacagataaCGTCATGAAGGTGGAGGGCAACATGACGGAG CATATGAACAGCATTCAGAAGGCACTGGAGAAACTTCATAGCCTTTCTCTAGAGGATACAACAGACACAGGGATGCTGCGGTCCAGGATAGATGAACAGTCAAGTCTGATCTGCATactgaaaaagagagcagatgAGCTGCTTCTCCGCCATCAAGCCCTGCAAAAAATCAATACAGAGCTGGAGGGCCGAGTAACAGACTGCCAGAAAGAACTGGACggcgaaagaaagaaagcagagctATTAGAGAAGAGATTTATGGATTTAGCTGCCAACAATCAAGCCATTATTGGTTTCATGGACGAGCACAAAAAGCAGAATGCCCAGTtaaagctggaaaacaaacagctgaagtTAGAAAATGACATGCTTTTCTCCAAAAAATTACAAGATAAAGAAGCGTTTGTTCAAAAACTGATGCAAGAaatcaaacagctgacagagaaacacacaaataaggAAAGTGAATATCG GGAGAAATTAGCTGGATGCCAGTCAAAACTCCTGGAACAAGCAACTCAGCATCAAGTCAAAGAGGCATCGCTACTTGATCAATTGCATGATGCTCAGCAACAGCAAAGAGATGCTGTAGAGATGTGCAAAG ATCTTAAACTGAAGCTACAAAAGGCTGAAGAACAGCATGCTTTGAAGGAAATCAACATGAGACAAAGCATAACAAGCCTCACCAAAGAGAAGGACACATTATTGCATTTGTCTATGGAAAGAGGGAAAGTAATACAG gagaaacaagaggaaatccagcagctggagacaaaatggaaagaagagaaaaaagccAGGGCCAAAGCAGAGGACAG GTTTGAAAAGGAAGCAGAAGCTGTTAATGCAGACGTAAAAGTGAAGTCTCTCCAGTCTGCACTTGATGAATCCACGACAAAATATGGGAATTTCAAAAAG gaTTTTGAAGCCTTCAAAGAACACATCACCAACCTCCTTATACAAGAAAGGGAGTTAAATAAGAAACTTCGCCACCTGATGGGCTAA